The genomic DNA GTGAGATTGTCGGGTCGAAGTTGCCTTCTCCTGTGTTCGTCCACCGCATATTTCAATGTGCTGTCCCTGTGGCTTGCTTGTTCGATCTGGCACAGAACATACCTTGCGCTCGCGCATACCGCACCTCGGAGGATTCATGATGTTTGGCCTTCAGAAAACCCGCTTTCCCTCTCTTGCACTCACTTCCCTGTTGATTCTGTGCCTGTTGCTGCCGGGTTGCCAGGCCACCAAGAAGGACACAGGTACCGCTGCCGGGGCTGTCTTGGGCGCGGCAGCCGGAATGTTTTTCGGCAAAGGCGTGGGCAAGGTCGTTGCCATTGGTTTGGGCGCGGTGGTCGGCGGCTTTATCGGCAATCAGATTGGCGGGTACCTTGACGAACAGGACAAGCTGGCCCTTGAAAAGGAGTCGGCCAAGGCTCTCTCGAATCTGAATGATGGAGACACCGCCAAATGGGATAACCCTGACACCAAGGCGGAAGCGGAACTCACTGTTGTCAAAACCGAGACCGTCCAAAGGAGTATCCCGATCGTCAGGCACAAGGAAGTCCAGAAGCCTGGAACCCTTTCTTTGATCGGTGAACCATATGAAATCCTGACGGACTCTAACGTGCGCTTTGGGCCTTCGATGGAGTTCGATGTGGCCCGGGTACTCAAGAAGGGGAGTGTCGTTCTCGCTGTCGGGCAAGTGAAGAATGCCAACTGGATTCTGGTAAATCAGGATCGTCAGGCCATCGGGTATATCCATGCCTCTCTTGTCGGAAAGGAAGGCACTCTGGCTGCCCATGAGGCCGGAAGGAAGGCTACAAGCACTGTAGCCGTGATGCGCCCCGCCCTCGATCTGGATGCGTTGTCGGGCGACATGGCGGCGACAAAGGCCGTTCGGCCAGCCATTGACCTTGACGAGATGGTGGCTAGCTATCCCGATACCCCCGAGACTGAAGACTTGGTTGCAGAGAGGGTGGATGTGGAAGCTCCGGCCAGAACCATGAAAATGAAAGTTGTCACGCCGCGCGGAGTGGAAGAGACTACGGTCGTGGCAAGCAAGGGGACGGACGGAGCCTGGGAGATCCTTTAACTATGCAGATTTGTTGTAGGGCCTTGCTGCTGGCTGTCGTTTGCGCTCTTGTACCAGCAGGGTTTTCCCATGCCGCTTCCTGGCACAAGGTCGCTTACTCAAGGAAGCTGGGGGCGGAAGTGTTCGTCAGCCAGGGGCAAGGCAATTGGTGCAAGGAGACTGTCGAGGCCAAGATCCTTCTTGATGCCGAGAGTCCCTTGTTGGTTGAGGGGCTCGAAGATTTCTTGCAAACCGCGAGCGCGGTCATCGCCCGTGATTGTGAAGCGGTGAGTAAAACGCGCCTGCGCGTGTTCAACAGGTCGGGAGAGGGATTGGTTGCCAATTATATGGCCTCCATTCAGGATGAGTGGCGACCCGTCAAAGCTGATCCGTCGGCTATGCCGGTTGAAATGGCATCCAGCGAACAGGCCGGGCATTCCGAGCCCGCCAGGACGCAGGACACCAAGGCCGCCAAGGCCGTCAAGGCGGATTACATCAACCTTGTCGCGGGAGTCATGCCACCCGCGCAGGACGTTCTGGCCGATGAACAGGCAATAATCGACTATGTAAAAACCAAAGATTGCGAGGCGGTCCAGAGAGCTGAAAGGGACGAGTTCGCCCTGGCGAAATTGAAGCACGATGCCAGAGCCGAGGCCGAGGCCTTTTTGCGGAGTGCAAAACCTGAGCTGGTTGAACTGACTTTTCCGGCTCGGCTTGGCGAGTATGATTTTGACAAGAGCGCCTTTCCTTTTGCGCCAATGCCTACGGGCACGAGCAAGAAGGTCGGTGCCGGTTGGTCTTTGTGGTGTCCCAAGAATACCACTTTTCCCGAGAGCATCCAGGTGTCTATCAAAGGCGGTGAGGTGATTCAGCATCTCGCCATGGCCCCTGACGCCGCGGAATCCCTCCTGAAGTCCATGCGTGGAGACAGGCAGGTCACGATCAGGGCAACACTCAGGGTCGTGCAGTGGGGGCAGTATTTACGGAAGGACCGTACGCCGCCGACCGTCACGACGGTTCCTTGCGCCGTGACGGTCTCCATGCCTAAAACAGGTGAAGCATTTTTTGAATATCCAAGCAGTTGGCTTGAACCCCGTGTGGCCGCATGGCAGAAGGAAAATGAAGAGATAGAAAGAGAACAACGGCTGCGGCAGGAAGCGGAGCGTCTCCGGCAGGAGCGCGAGAAACAGGCCCAGACCGAACGCATTATGACAGGAACCGAGCCGATTCTTGCCACCTCAGAAATTGTCCTTGCCCATTTCAAAAAGCTGTCCGACCCGAAAACGTCCGGTGCGACCACAGTCAATGGCGTCGATGTGAGACGCCCGCTCCTTCTCCAGGTGACTCCGCAGTTCAAGGAAAATGTCTTCAAGGTGCTCTCCACCACCCAAGACGCAGTGGCGGTTCTCAACCAGGGCGGGGCAAGCGCTGGAGCCGATATTGGTTTCCGATCCGACGAGGGAAGGATTACGGTCGTTGTGCAAAATAGCAGGGATTTTGCAACGGTCGTCATTCCCGCCGATGTCTTGCCTGGCGTGAAGGAGGGACTGGGCGCCGCAAGGTTTCCCCTGGCCCCCACAATACAGCTGAGCTATGTGGCAGAACCTGTGGGATATGCGCAGGACCCGTGGAAGGATGGCAGGCTCCTCTATGTCCACGCCGTCAAATGTCGTTACCACATAAAGATGATGGATCAGGGCAATGGACAGACCTGGGAGGTCGAAGCCTCATCGAAAAAACAGCCGTTCACCCAGAAAAAAGATGATCGTACTGCCCGGACGCTGTCGTTGATTGGCGTCACGGGGGGCATGGAGAGCGACAAGGTTGAAAGCCTTGTGGCCGAGACGCTCAAACTGCCCCTGAAGTTTGATGAGCATGTCAAGATTCTCGCTTCACCTGATACGACCCCGTCAACGCAGAGAGATATTCTCGCGTTATTGTATGGGGGAGAAGCTGTTGTCCCAGGCCATCGGGATTTCAAGGGTTTTTTCGTCCAAACCGGCAAGTCGCTGATGGGCTTTGGTTCTCCGGTGTACTCCCTGCGCCAGGCTGTGCTGAAGCAGACGGCTGCGCCTCAGGAGAAAGAGGCCATTCTTGAAGGCCTGGTTGCCAAGTTCGGTGAACCTGATCTGACATTGAGCGAAAGAGGGTTGGACGTTTACAACTGGGGCAGGAGGATCACGGATGACAGGTCGGGAATGCCTGTCGGAAAAGAACTTCGTCGTCCGGTTTCGGCGCTCGAAGCTCAGGTGTACAGCAGCGAAACCGGAGTCCTTACCGTGCTGATCCTCACGGACGGCGAGCTCTACCCGGTCAAGGCCAACATAACGACGCAGACGGTTTTTTGATGTGTTCCAAGGTGGTTGCGACAAGGCCGCGCGGATCGGTATGGTCATGAAGCGCTTGGCGCGCCTTTTCCCATTCCTGCTGGGTTTTTTCCTGCTTGCTGTCCATGCTGCCAACGGCGCGGACGGTCCTATCCATCCACGAATAGCTTCTTCCTTCCTGCTGCTTGTGAAGCACATAGTTCAAGAGAGGAGTCAAAACGCCCCTGGAAGTCATAAGAACTAAAATTTCGCTCCTGACTCCAGAGTCGTCTTCAATGACGATGGCTTTTCTTCTGACTGCTAAATCCAAATTAGTTGTCCTCTTGTTTTTTACAATAACACACATTATACACTATAACTCTATCCTTTCAACCCCAAAATGAATGCCCCTTCGAGGGCGTTTTCAGGGTTTAGGTGCACACTTTATTAACCCGATATAACGGCGGAGACGTTGGCAAAGTAGGTGGGTGAGCCGAGGATGATGCCGTCCGCCGCGTCCATGGCCGCGATACAGTCATTGACGAAATCCTTGGTGACCGCGCAGCGGCGGTCCTTGTTCTTGGCGCACTTGTAGCAGGCGATGCAGCCGTGCATGGCCTTGCCCGACAGCTCGATCATTTCTGTTTCGATACCCTCGGTCTCAAGCTCCTGGAACACGCGGCGGATCATCAGGGCGGTGTTGCCTCCCTTGCGCGCGCTGCCGTTGATGGCGATTACCTTCATGGCGAACTCCTTAGAATGTGTTGGAGTGAATCCTGTCCTCGCGGAACCGGTCGGCCTCTCCGCCAGGTTGGGCGGGCCAGCCCAGGGGCACGAACCCGAGCGGCACCACATGGCCGGGCAGCCGGGCCAGCCCGGCGAATCCCCTGACCCGGTCCTCTATCGGATACACCCCGGTCCAGACCGCGCCAAGGCCAAGCCCGTGGGCGGCCAGGAGCAGGTTTTGCATGGCCGCCGAGCAGTCCTGCACCCAGTAGCCGGGATACTTTTCCAGCGAGAGGTCGCCGCAGACCAGGATGCCCACCGGGGCCTGCGCCGCCATCTTGACGTGGGGATGAATGGCGGCTGCCGCCGCGAGTTTCTCCGGGTCGGTCATGACCACGAATTGCCAGG from Pseudodesulfovibrio aespoeensis Aspo-2 includes the following:
- a CDS encoding glycine zipper domain-containing protein is translated as MMFGLQKTRFPSLALTSLLILCLLLPGCQATKKDTGTAAGAVLGAAAGMFFGKGVGKVVAIGLGAVVGGFIGNQIGGYLDEQDKLALEKESAKALSNLNDGDTAKWDNPDTKAEAELTVVKTETVQRSIPIVRHKEVQKPGTLSLIGEPYEILTDSNVRFGPSMEFDVARVLKKGSVVLAVGQVKNANWILVNQDRQAIGYIHASLVGKEGTLAAHEAGRKATSTVAVMRPALDLDALSGDMAATKAVRPAIDLDEMVASYPDTPETEDLVAERVDVEAPARTMKMKVVTPRGVEETTVVASKGTDGAWEIL
- a CDS encoding DUF4852 domain-containing protein — protein: MQICCRALLLAVVCALVPAGFSHAASWHKVAYSRKLGAEVFVSQGQGNWCKETVEAKILLDAESPLLVEGLEDFLQTASAVIARDCEAVSKTRLRVFNRSGEGLVANYMASIQDEWRPVKADPSAMPVEMASSEQAGHSEPARTQDTKAAKAVKADYINLVAGVMPPAQDVLADEQAIIDYVKTKDCEAVQRAERDEFALAKLKHDARAEAEAFLRSAKPELVELTFPARLGEYDFDKSAFPFAPMPTGTSKKVGAGWSLWCPKNTTFPESIQVSIKGGEVIQHLAMAPDAAESLLKSMRGDRQVTIRATLRVVQWGQYLRKDRTPPTVTTVPCAVTVSMPKTGEAFFEYPSSWLEPRVAAWQKENEEIEREQRLRQEAERLRQEREKQAQTERIMTGTEPILATSEIVLAHFKKLSDPKTSGATTVNGVDVRRPLLLQVTPQFKENVFKVLSTTQDAVAVLNQGGASAGADIGFRSDEGRITVVVQNSRDFATVVIPADVLPGVKEGLGAARFPLAPTIQLSYVAEPVGYAQDPWKDGRLLYVHAVKCRYHIKMMDQGNGQTWEVEASSKKQPFTQKKDDRTARTLSLIGVTGGMESDKVESLVAETLKLPLKFDEHVKILASPDTTPSTQRDILALLYGGEAVVPGHRDFKGFFVQTGKSLMGFGSPVYSLRQAVLKQTAAPQEKEAILEGLVAKFGEPDLTLSERGLDVYNWGRRITDDRSGMPVGKELRRPVSALEAQVYSSETGVLTVLILTDGELYPVKANITTQTVF
- a CDS encoding flavodoxin family protein; the encoded protein is MKVIAINGSARKGGNTALMIRRVFQELETEGIETEMIELSGKAMHGCIACYKCAKNKDRRCAVTKDFVNDCIAAMDAADGIILGSPTYFANVSAVISG
- a CDS encoding nitroreductase family protein translates to MELTQALRTRRSIRKFEDKPVPEAMIREILRAAMSAPSAGNAQPWQFVVMTDPEKLAAAAAIHPHVKMAAQAPVGILVCGDLSLEKYPGYWVQDCSAAMQNLLLAAHGLGLGAVWTGVYPIEDRVRGFAGLARLPGHVVPLGFVPLGWPAQPGGEADRFREDRIHSNTF